The window AGTCTCACCCTGTTACTTGCATATGTCATGCTTTGTACATAAACAGAAATTTTCCTATTCTAGATGGGCTGGTTCAAGGGATGGAAGGTCGAACGTAAGGATGGTAACGCCAACGGTGTGACTCTGCTGGAGGCCCTAGACTCAATCCTGCCCCCCTCCCGCCCCACAGATAAGCCCCTTCGTCTGCCCCTCCAGGATGTCTACAAAATCGGCGGTAAGAACTAGTCCTAGACTTCATGTTTGTATACAGACTGTGTACTTGCTTCTGCTCTTGATCGTTAATCTATTCTCCCCTGGTTTCCCCATCAGGTATTGGAACAGTACCCGTGGGCCGTGTGGAGACTGGCACCCTGAAGGCTGGTATGATCGTCACCTTCGCCCCCGCTAATGTCACCACTGAGGTGAAGTCTGTGGAGATGCATCACGAGACCCTGGAATCGGCCATGCCCGGTGACAATGTTGGCTTCAACGTCAAGAACGTGTCCGTCAAGGATATCCGTCGTGGCAACGTGGCTGGAGACAGCAAAAACGACCCCCCAATGGAGGCCGGCACCTTCACCGCTCAGGTAGGCATGCTGTTTAAAATTGTTGGGTGGGTGAGCTTTCTTCCCTTGACAATTTAATTGTTTTCATGCTCTAATCGACCATGTCTTGTTTTTACAGGTCATCATCCTGAACCACCCTGGCCAGATCTCCCAGGGCTATGCCCCTGTACTGGATTGCCACACTGCTCACATCGCCTGCAAGTTCAGCGAGCTCAAGGAGAAGATTGACCGTCGTTCCGGCAAGAAACTTGAGGATGCCCCCAAGTTCCTGAAGTCTGGAGACGCTGCCATCGTTGACATGATCCCCGGCAAGCCCATGTGTGTGGAGAGCTTCCAGGAATACCCTCCTCTTGGTAAGTAATCCACAAGCCCTCCTACCACAGACATTGTTCCTTTTTTAAAAGGTCTTCTATGCTTGGAAAAGGCCTCGTTCCTAATTTTCTCTTGCCCTCAGGTCGTTTCGCTGTGCGTGACATGAGGCAGACTGTTGCTGTTGGTGTCATCAAGGCCGTCGACAAGAAGGCTGCCTCCAGCGGCAAGGTCACCAAATCTGCCGTTAAGGCTGGTAAAAAGTGAATTCTCCTCCCACAGGATGTCCCTCGGGTGGTGGGGTCTGCAGCCCTACATCCTGCGGAGTCTCGAAACCTGAGCTCTATACTTAAGGACTGGTTAATGCTGATTAAAACCCATCGTAAAAGTTTTCGCAGGAAAGGAACCCAATGCAGATACACTTTGTCACATGACTGACAGTGCCTCTTTCAGTTATATTTGAGTTAATGGTTGAGAACTACACCTGTTTGATGCCACAATTAAATTGGAAGAAAGCTGCTGGTAACTAATAAAGGTCTTTAAATGTCTTGACCAAAAAGCTTGCTCTGTCGTTTTCCTTAATCCTTGTTCTTGTTGTAGAGTGGGAGCTGTGCCATAGGGTAGAACAAGTGCAGCACTGTATCTAACTTGGTCTTTGCAGCTGTTTTGACACAAGCTATCCCTGACTGCTGCAAGGCTGTGCCCAGTGATGGTTTTTGCCAGCCAATCACCTAGGTGGGGTTACACTGGCATAACCAATGGCACTTTATTTCTCGTGACACCAGGGCTGTAGCGCCCGCCTCCCACTACACCGGTATAAAATGAGATGTGGGCTCATATTCTGTCCTTTTTCTCCGGTCTAAAGCAGGAATACCCGTTATCTGTATTGTTTCAGGTTAGTGAAGAAAATGCTCATTTCAGGATGTAATTGTTATGTAGCTACACTATTTACCGCAATATTGCTACACTTAAATTGCAGCATGGATATGAAAGTGTGGCAGCCTCTTTTGGGGCGCATGATTTTAGGACCGGTCTGATTTGTACAAGATGACTAACTGCTTTTAAAAATTGTCAGTCTCATTGCAGACCACCTAAAGTATAGTGGGTAATTTAATTTCGTTCATGGGTAACGGAGTGTAACAATTGCTGTAATATAGCCTAGATATAATTTTGAGTAGTCGGCTGTGCACGACTGCCTTCACGGCCATTAAGCGGGTGTCGTTGATTTGCCTCAACATGGCCGGCTTGCTAGTCTTATGACTGAACATGGAGGGCGGTGGGAGGGGAATATTTGTGGATAGCACATGGTGCATGAGTCAGGGGCGCCTATCGGCAATCTGTCGAATTCATCACTTGATTACACATTTATTGTCTACTCCTGCAGCCATGTCGGCCATATGTGATATTTGTGTAAATAAAATTGTACATCGGTAGTTATGTCAGTCTCCTTTTCATCAGTAAATCATGGGAAAGGAAAAGATCCACATCAACATTGTGGTCATTGGCCATGTCGACTCCGGAAAGTCAACCACCACAGGTCATCTGATCTACAAATGCGGAGGCATTGACAAGAGAACCATTGAAAAGTTCGAGAAGGAAGCCGCTGAGGTATGTTTGGGAGCCCAGGCATTTTCTAGGAATTCTGAGTTGGCTAATGTTGCTATGAATTGCGACGTTCTATAACGGGTGTGGTTAGAAGAGAATCCTTCAAGTGATTGCTTTGACACGAGCGCCATCTACTGTACCAAATGTATTGTCAGTTGTCGCCATTATGCACTAATTGCAAATGGCATATATTAATGTTAAACTGATTAAAATCCTATTTAAATCTAATCTGTTTTGTGACGAGTATTAGGGAACACTCGAACAAATGAATGTTGGCAAATGGGATTGAGTGACCAGTTTGACTTTAGTCAAGACAAATATGGATTATTTTTTTAATGGGACAGATTTATTGCTCAGCAGAAGTTTATCTGATTAGGCAGACATTTCTGGAGTAATTTGTTGGGATAGATCGTCAATTTGCAATTCACGAGTAATACTGTTGTAAATCAATTAAATTCTTAATTTGTGTTTGCATTTCATTAACTGACAAATTAGTACAAAATGATCAGACCTTTGTAGTAGGTGTAATTGGATCGATTTGAACTGTGTAGACATCTTAAGTGCAATAAAAGCAAACTTTTCTTTGCGTGTGTAGATGGGCAAGGGCTCTTTCAAGTATGCCTGGGTGCTGGACAAGCTGAAGGCTGAGAGGGAGCGTGGTATCACCATTGACATTTCTCTGTGGAAGTTCGAGACCGCCAAGTACTACGTCACAATCATTGATGCCCCTGGACACAGAGACTTTATCAAGAACATGATCACTGGTACCTCTCAGGTAAAGACGAGCTTTAATGTCCAATCTGTTTCCTAACTGAAAGAATCTATCAGTAGTGGCATTTTACCACAAGGTTTGGAGTGTCAATATCTATGACTTCATCTTCTCAGGCTGATTGCGCTGTGCTGATTGTTGCCGGTGGTGTGGGTGAGTTTGAGGCTGGTATCTCCAAGAACGGCCAGACCCGTGAGCACGCTCTCCTCGCCTACACTCTGGGAGTGAAACAGCTCATTGTTGGAGTCAACAAGATGGACTCTACTGAGCCCCCCTACAGCCAGAAGCGGTTTGAGGAGATCCAGAAGGAGGTCAGCACCTACATCAAGAAGATTGGCTACAACCCTGCCACTGTCGCCTTTGTGCCCATCTCTGGTTGGCATGGGGACAACATGCTGGAGGCTAGCCCCAACGTGAGTAGCCCATCCACACACGGTACACTAAACCACAGCAGTGTAGGTCTAGGTGGTTATATGCGTAAATTATTAGAGCTGGAACTTTATAGTAGGATTAACTTTGATAGGTAAGTAAGTCTGTGTAATTTTGATCTTGTTTCTTCTGTTGGCCATTGCAGATGGGCTGGTTCAAGGGATGGAAGGTCGAACGTAAGGAGGGTGGCGCTAGCGGTGTGACCCTTCTGGAGGCTCTGGACTCTATCCTGGCCCCCTCCCGCCCCACTGACAAGCCCCTCCGTCTGCCCCTGCAGGACGTCTACAAAATCGGCGGTAAGAACCAGTCATAGATCAATATGTTTGAATGTACTGGTTATTTTCTTTAGACATGAATGGGTATGTGTCTTGGGGTTAAATACTTGTTTCCCATCAGGTATTGGAACAGTACCTGTGGGCCGTGTGGAGACTGGCACCCTGAAGGCCGGTATGATCGTCACCTTCGCCCCCGCTAATGTCACCACTGAGGTGAAGTCTGTGGAGATGCACCACGAGACCCTGGAAGCGGCTCTACCCGGTGACAATGTCGGCTTCAACGTCAAGAACGTATCCGTCAAGGATATCCGTCGTGGCAACGTGGCTGGAGACAGCAAGAATGACCCCCCAATGGAGGCCGGCAACTTCACAGCTCAGGTGAGAGATGGAACTGATTTTCAATGTAGTTTTTGGAAAGATAATACAAAATACTAATATTCTAAGTCTACTTTACTACATATCTCGTTTCTGGCCATAAATTAGCACTttcataaacacattttttttaaagt of the Oncorhynchus tshawytscha isolate Ot180627B linkage group LG31, Otsh_v2.0, whole genome shotgun sequence genome contains:
- the LOC112229905 gene encoding elongation factor 1-alpha, oocyte form codes for the protein MGKEKIHINIVVIGHVDSGKSTTTGHLIYKCGGIDKRTIEKFEKEAAEMGKGSFKYAWVLDKLKAERERGITIDISLWKFETGRYYVTIIDAPGHRDFIKNMITGTSQADCAVLVVAGGVGEFEAGISKNGQTREHALLAYTLGVKQLIVGVNKMDSTEPPYSQKRFEEIQKEVTTYIKKIGYNPATVAFVPISGWHGDNMLEASANMGWFKGWKVERKDGNANGVTLLEALDSILPPSRPTDKPLRLPLQDVYKIGGIGTVPVGRVETGTLKAGMIVTFAPANVTTEVKSVEMHHETLESAMPGDNVGFNVKNVSVKDIRRGNVAGDSKNDPPMEAGTFTAQVIILNHPGQISQGYAPVLDCHTAHIACKFSELKEKIDRRSGKKLEDAPKFLKSGDAAIVDMIPGKPMCVESFQEYPPLGRFAVRDMRQTVAVGVIKAVDKKAASSGKVTKSAVKAGKK
- the LOC112229903 gene encoding elongation factor 1-alpha, which gives rise to MGKEKIHINIVVIGHVDSGKSTTTGHLIYKCGGIDKRTIEKFEKEAAEMGKGSFKYAWVLDKLKAERERGITIDISLWKFETAKYYVTIIDAPGHRDFIKNMITGTSQADCAVLIVAGGVGEFEAGISKNGQTREHALLAYTLGVKQLIVGVNKMDSTEPPYSQKRFEEIQKEVSTYIKKIGYNPATVAFVPISGWHGDNMLEASPNMGWFKGWKVERKEGGASGVTLLEALDSILAPSRPTDKPLRLPLQDVYKIGGIGTVPVGRVETGTLKAGMIVTFAPANVTTEVKSVEMHHETLEAALPGDNVGFNVKNVSVKDIRRGNVAGDSKNDPPMEAGNFTAQVIILNHPGTISQGYAPVLDCHTAHIACKFSELKEKIDRRSGKKLEDNPKALKSGDAAIIVMVPGKPMCVESFAAYPPLGRFAVRDMRQTVAVGVIKAVDKKAASTGKVTKSAIKATKAK